The genomic segment GGCAAAGAGCCCATGATAAAGATGATTTACAGAGTAGATTAATTAAAATAGGAGTTTACATTTCTTACGCCTAGTCAAATGCGAACAAAATAGATCCTCGTTAGATAAATGATAACGCAAACACGTGTACACTTTGTTGTTTTCACACTATGCACATATGCGGTCTATGTAAAGGTTTATCAACGCCAGACAATTGCGATATCGTGAAAGAACAGAATCAATCTTTTCCTCCGATAATTTCCTGTCGATAAAAATGAACATACCAATGATCCTCCGTTACCGTTACGATTGTGCTTACGATTACGATTTCGGGAATGTTAACATACGCTGAACACGTTTCGCGGTTGCTGCGTGATTGCGACTATTGCTATACGATGCCCTACATCGCCGTTCGACGCGTACCGTGCATACAAAGATATCGCATGTTTATGTGTTCATACGATGTTACACAGATAACGGGAATCTTTTTAATTCACGATTCTTCCTATGTTAAATCCGATGCGAAAACGCATGCCTCGGGATTCattgattcttttttttttctctcctacGATATCTCATCCCGTTTTAAGAGTACgcaagagaagagaagagatggaaagaaaaagaagcataCTGGCACTGGTTGGACTGATTCTATTTCTCAAGTCTTCGAATACCGAAAGCGGTAGCAGCAGTGGCAACGGCAACGGCTATAACGGACACTTATTTTCTCACCACCATCGACAGAAGAGACTGCTTTGGATAACTAACGATGGTCGAATAGCTTTACCACCAGGCACGATTATGACGATAACTCCAACATTGGCGTTACCCTTTGTCAGATACCCTCCCTATGGTTTTCTTAGCAACATGACTGTTAGTCTTCCCTTTACCAGTGAGTACATATGTCTATCGTCGCTCGTTTCATctcgtatcttcgtttctttaTCTTCCGTCATTCAGTCACGTTATACACATCGCTGTTTCTTTATATCCGATACATGTATAGACCTTTATCGAGCTCTCCTGCTTCAACCGCTTTTTATCATCttcccttcctttttttctgctcttttttcttttcattcttaCTTTTTATTTGTCATCATTTTTACAGTCGATTTCGACAAACTGGGTTTAACCGATAACGAAAACCCTTACGGCGCTTTACCATCAGCGTTCGATACTACTGCAAGGGATCAGGGATCGAATGTCGCAGAATTTATCGCGACATTCGTAAAACGTGGAATCAGCAAAAGAGAAGCACTCGCGGATTTGCCAAAGAATGCACTTTACGGAGGTGAAAGAGCTCTTTTGTATGGCACCGCTGAGGATATGCTCGCAAATTTCGGTTTAAATGGAAAGGCCTGTCTATTAAGGGCAATCTGTGAAGTGCAGGGACATCCCCTAAGCAATTTCGGCTTAATCGGGGAAATGCTCAAACTCTTTTTCACGTAAGCATCTCTCTCACCTTTACTCCCTACGTGCATACTATgtacttatttttatttatttccattTCTTCTTCTACGATCCTGTTTGGTTATGTGTATGGTATCTTTGAAAACGAAATCCAAATTTCCTAACGTGTTCCATAATgcgtatatatatgtgtattattTACAGTGCTAGCAAATCACCATTTTCGAACCTTTTAAAAGAATATGTTGAAGCTGAAAATAGAGGCAAGTTTCATGGAGAGTGTTGGCCTTACTTCAAAGATTGCCCAAAATCGTTATTCCGCTTATCAGAGaataaatatacgtatgtatacatataagtaAACAAGTACAACTTCAATAACCATTTCATATCATATCTATGTACAAGTGTAtgtgtttgtgtgtgtgtgtcaatacacatttattttataaattatcgattattttacatatttttccagGAAAGATGCCTTCCACGAAGATGCTGCAACTGTCGAATCAGATgagatagaaaagaaaaatcgaTACTTTCCTTCGATCCAGTCAATGGATCGAGCAACAAAGAGAGAAACTCAGTTTTCGCGAAATTTGAAACGTACGATACACCCGTTAATGTAAATAAAGTCACTCGATGCTAAGTCTAGATACATGCACAtggtatgtatatatttataagtcgaAAAAAGGTATGACACGAATCAACTActgtatgtatatgtacttaACTTACTTACGCGCATCTTTCCTTTCcttcgaaatatttttctttactaGCCATCTACTTTAAAGCCAGATCGAAGTCGATTTTGACCAATACCCACTTATTACTCCTTGAATTCCACGATCGTAAACTGAAAAAAGCTGCGCTTTCTCGACTTGATGGAAAATCAAATATGTAATTGCATTTTACGCTTTATCGGCCCCCCATTGTGAGGCATACGTCGCATGTGCGCATGGCACGTGCACGATCTTTCATCGCCATATTATATTTAGTAATTTATTTGGTGTTCGTATCGTCCTAGATCGTAATAAAAAATACAGTAGAAAAGTACCTTTCAGTCGTTTAAAATTACACAACAATTGCGATTCCGATCATTTTTTATTGTATCGATGTGCGTTCGAACGAAtacacgtatgtatgtatgtatgtatagtgtatataTACTCTTATTTCTCGTCATCTTCTCTGTATAATGTTCCGTATTCAATTTTCTTGtacgtgtatatacatgtacgcGTGTTAAAATTTCAACGTTTAATCAACTACACAAATTTATCTACCTAAAACATAATTAGGTCAATTCTATAACAGCATATTGCGGTGAATGAAAATCTTCTTATTACTATATTTGTCGCTGGATATGTATACCTTGTATGAGTAATTAACAGTTTTAATAGTATGCGCGACGAGCAAAACTAAAATTGTTTCAcatagtataaatatatttgtcaaCTAGCAATAGATAAAACGAtaagaagaataaaataatgtataataagaaaattaaatattagaaaattattattaaaagataaaaaacatagaaaattggaaataaataaacattaaaTCGCAACTATTCAGAAGTATAATCGATGTTATGCGACATGTGTGTAGTTTACACTAAATTCTGGTACTgataatacatatattgtaGATAAGTTGTATTTCCAATATCGAATATGTGATAAAAGTTACGTACGTAGCAATCATACTTACACATCATTGCTTAccaattatttattacattacaTTTCCATTTATCGCCATCTGTAATAAAATCTTGCGAAATTTTACtgtattttacaatattttattacCTCATATGAATTTGTTATGGTTCTAATTATCAAGTTGTGATATTTTGAAATACGCTGGAGGTAcatcataaaaatatagcgtGTTATGATCTTGCTCTTTTTTCATATACCTTTTTATTAACATTTATAGTGAAAGTACATTTATAATTGAAACTACTTATTTACTTAAGTTGTACTTATTCTTACTACTTATTtacgtaatatttatttttgtccGGCTGTGTAAACTTAACCTCGAAATTTtcaattgtatttttattattacattattcttATAAGATAGTATGGCTTGTGAAGCTTGTAACGTAAAATTCAGCTTCTTCACACGCAAGGTAAGAACcattgtattatatatgtaaatgcCTTTTTATTGCTAAAGACATGTTAAAAATGagtactttatttatttaatatgaaatattttcagaAACAATGTATGGATTGCTTGAGACATTTTTGTTCTGAATGTGTAATCAAGCGTTTGGACAAGATATTAAGTTGTAATACTTGTAATATGTTGTCACGAAGACCTTTAACACGAAGTCTAATTGTACAAATACGGTCTAAAGATATACAACGGTATCTGTTGGCAAAGAAGATACCGATTAAAGGATGTATTGGTGTGTATATTACAGCAAAAAGAAGTTTAAGTTACAGAAGATATTTAACATTTAGAATTGCTGACAATATCTTTTAGTTAATattcttgttttttccctttcaTTTTGATTACAGAAAAGGAAGACTTGATAAAATTGTTAATGACATTTGCTAGTGGTGCTAATGTTCATTTGAGTACGGAAGATGCAGGAAACATGTAAGTCCCATTTGGCGTGGAGCTGAAAGTTGCATGGAGCAAAAACATTCcaaaattatttcatcgactCTAAATTCAAAACATACGTTATCGACGATAATTACAAGtattaatattgtatatttcttgtttGAGAGTTATAGATTTCTGTAGTATCACGTATatctaacaaaaaaaaaaaaaaaaaaagaggagaaaggaaACATTCACACATTTGCATTGAAAttacaaaaaaatgaaaagtaTTTAACAAATCATTTCTTTATTCAACTCTAATTTCAGTGATAGTTCTCTCCCTAACCGATCAGCAACTACAAATAATGAGTATAATACACAAATTTTTAATCATACACACGAAATCAATGCTTCAAGAGTTGATGGCAATGAAATTCCAGAAACAATTTCTAGACTTAACTTTTATTCGAATAGAAGAGCAGAACCGGTACATTCGGTAGAAGAGAAGATTTCAAAAGTTTCTAATATTCAACATTCTGATGTATGTGTAGAAGCACCTATGGTATGTATAATTATAGTAgtattgttttataattattttctcaTAATAATGTATGTATTACTATAtttcttctacttttttttCAATCTATGTAGAATCCTGTAAAATTATCTGACATAAATGCATTATCAGAACTGGAATGTTTAAATGTgaagcaattaaaaaatttgctaAGTACAAATCGAGTTGATTATAAAGGTTGCGTAGAAAGATGCGAATTATTGAATAGAGCTACCAGATTATGGGAAGAATACAGACAATCAAGAATAAGTAAGATACGACTCCTTTATCAAACATTTGATCATTTGATTttttaagaataaaaaaatgtttaacttGCACACCTTATTCTTAATAGAAGCTGAAATTTTGGACGAAAATCTATGCAAAATTTGTTGGGATGAACCAATTGAATGTATAATCTTGGAATGTGGTCATATGGCTTGTTGTTTGAATTGTGGCAAACAAATGTCGGAATGTCCAATATGTAAACAGTATGTAGTGAGGGTAGTGCGATTTTTTAAAGCTTAAAAAAAATACAGTAATGTTTAATACCATGGAATATGTAATATTCAATAGAACAAAATCGAAAAAAGGACGAATATAATCGCTACCATCGTGATATTTTAGATTTAGTGTTTATTGGCACATTCTATTGCCATCATAGATTATAATATAATCGAAATAAAACATAATCTTTTATATTAATGCAAATGCAATGAAATAACATGTATTAACATATACTATAAATATGTTTCaacattttctataaatatttttattgaaaaatatgatCGAAAAGAAGGAGGCACTTATTTGGATGCCTATTAGATATATGTAAGCATTTTGCTCTACTTAAAAAAGTAGCTAATCTCTTTGATACGAGCGTAGATTATAATCAACAGCCACGGAGTGCATCCTCAAAGCTGAACGACGACTATAGTCGACAATACGGTACGCTACGCATTTGCTGTCGTTCTCATTTGCGGTCGTCAAGTAATACTACTACGAAGCGCCGTATCGAAGAAGTTAAAAGTTTAAAGTAATCAAATTTAGTAACGACCACTGTATCTTTTTATTCTCATTCCTCTTTGCCGAAAATAAATTGATTGAAATTGGTAACCTTGTTGTTGTGACCTCTTTTTATCAGTAGAAATTTACGAGTCATCGATTTGAAGTAACTGTTTATTATGCATCATACATAATGTAacaatacatacatatttaaaacTCTTGACCATCCAAAGTTACAATATTCTATTCTATAACTGTTATATACTTGCCAAACtgttctttattattttttgttatGATATTTTACAAAACAAGAAAATATGTTGAGTCTATATgtatgtttaaatatataataatagaacaATACAAATTTTCTACTAACATATTCATAACTATGTAACttattaattttaatcattAATATGTTTCGgatcttaaaaatatataataattttattttattttttatacatatagcTATTATATACTAcgaaatcaatttttaaattttgttttgattttatatatgtatgcaatgcaatatatatatatatcagtaACAGCAGATAAATATTAGCGGTATTTTAGAAAGTTCTCTTTATTCTTATGCTTTcacttataatttatttacaattttttagttttatcgaattatttaaatattgtaataaaatttgttcatcattaaattcttttattaaaaaattattgcgctatataactatatatataatttttcaggTTTGCCTTTTCCAGGTTTCCTTTTCTGTTATATGACACGATATCTATTATATGATACTATTATACGATAATATTGAAATCATTAAATTGATAAaactaaaaatttaataatgtaaggcaatattaaaattcaacAGGACGATCGATGATAAATATTggtcaattttaagttgatttCAACACAtcttttcataaaataaaatttaattaaaatctgtAGTATGATGGATTAAAACAGAAACACGACGTGATGTAAAGATTACAAAGAGTATTCCTtgatattaaagaaatttcATAAGATTAACTACAAAAAAGTGTATAATACCCTTTATAGCAACAAACAATACATTAATTTAAAAACATTACGGATAAATAGTAAAGACTACCATCCAATATAAATAGTAAAAATGAATCAGGCGAAAATTGATAAGTTAGTTTCTAGGTTAAGGTACAATGTTGGATCAAAACCACGCAAATTAAAGAATGTAGATGGTCCAGAAGGAAGATtgcgaaaaattaaaaaaacattAACTGCTGTAATTAAATATGAAAGGATTGAGTTAAATTATGCAAGGGCAGATGAGACAAGAGGTTACGTTGAACGAGTGAGTATCATGTAAACTGTtctcgatgcgcgttatatgttttataatatttcgtCTCTATTATAGTTAATATCAGAAGCCATACGTCATGGTCCTCAACATACAGAAACAATGGACCTTGCAAATTTTTGGATAATAGAAAAACAACTTATCCATAAACTTTTTAAGGTTCTTGTACCAAGATATGAAAACTATACAACTTCATTTACAAAGCTCCATAATGCACCATGTATATATCCGGGCTATGCATATAAAAGGGCTGTTCTAGAATTGAAAGGTGTGttttataacaaattttattcatttacatATTTAAAGAAAGTCACAgctgaaattaattaatattaattgtaaTTACAGGGAATGTATATCCAGTTATAGAACAATCCAATCCATAtcaatataatttaattcacaATATATTACTGGATGCAGCTAGAAAAGAGTACAGAATGGAAAAGTATAAAGAAATAGCTGATAACATGAAGTTTTAGAGTGTATGcaaatgttttattattacatgatataaaaaatatgcaaTATCAATATAAATTAGTAAATACAATTGATTTAGCCTGCTATTATCATTTTGTTGAATTTGTTTATTACATTgattattgttgttattatcaTTCAAAAAGGTGCAATGGATAATGTTTGTGAAATTCTGTAAGATGTTCCTCCATAGAATGCATTTGTTtactgaaattaaaaaaatgcattaataatcaaagaaattttaaaaattcgtttataaaatatttttaaggaCAATGTTATTAGTTTAATGTTTTCAAACAAACCTAATATGCTTTGGTGTTGTGTGATATACGTCCGCGAATAATTCTTTCCAGCATGGTTTAAGTTCCTTTTCTGCTTCCGCAAAAGCAAGTAAAACAGAACTTTTTATGCGTTTCTTTaattctttatcttgttgttcaCACCACAAACCGATCGATTCCAGATAATTCTGATACCTGGTTATTGGTGCATAATGATTCCAATACTCTATTTCATCACTTGATCGATATGCAGTACTATCATCGGAAGTACTGTGGTGACCGATTCTGAAATATATGTCAAGAAAAAGGGAAACTATGTAACATAGAATGTTTCAAAAAATTAATATGTACAGAAAAAGAATAATGCTTTTGTATACCGATAAGTCATAGCTTCAATTAAAAAAGGTTTCCCTTTTTTAATGCATAATTCGCGAGCAGCTTTCGTTGCATAATACATAGCAAGAACATCATTACCATCTACACGGATTGTTGATATCCCATATGCTGGTCCTCTTGCTGCAATCCCATCACCTTTAAACTGTTCTCGAGTAGGAGTTGAGATTGCATAACCATTATTACGACTAGAAACAGATGATGTGAAAcagttttttaaatatatgtttaacgcatcttcatatttttgcatataatGAACAGTTAACTTTACCATATAAAAATGATTGGACACTCCAAAGTTGCAGCAAAATTGAAGGCTGCATGAGCATCCCCTTCGCTAGCAGCTCCTTCACCAAAGTAACAAACTACACATGCATTCTTTTTAAATAGTTTAAGTGCATATGCTGTACCTACAGCTAAAAATGATTAGAATGGCAGTATTAGAATAATTAGAATTATACCTTAGTAATaactctatatatatatgtctcaTATCATGATGAGACACTTATGTtgtgaattttaaagaaattattcCACAGCTTAAAACAGTAAGAAACAACAATACCTTGAGGTAATTGTGTTGCTAAAGGAGATGAAATAGTAAGAAAGTTCAATTTTTTTGATCCATAGTGAATAGGCATTTGCTTTCCCTTTGAAACATCTTTGCAGTTACCATAACATTGATTCATAAAGTCTATCATAGAATGTCCACGCCATAACAAGACacctataaaattattttataacaaatGATATGTAattctaattattaattaaatacatcaCTATTTTATTCTATACCTGCTTCTCGATATTGAGCATATATAACATCCTCCAATGTAATAGCAGCTGCAGAACCAATTTGAGTAGACTCTTCTCCTATACTGGTCATGTAAAATGATATACGTCCTTGTCGTTGAGATTCGTATAAGATTTTATCCATTATATTCAGAGTAATCATTTTATCATATATTCTAATCATGGTATCCTGATCTAACTTAAatgagagaagaaaaaaatatcattgagaaattaaaaagaaagaattatttGCATGCAACATTAATAAACATTAGTTATGCAAACCTCGAGATCCTCTGGTAATTGTACATGTTTatgtaataaatttaaaattctaaatgttGGTAAAGGATTGTAACATTGTTTATCAATAAACTTTAATTCATTAGTAAAAGTAGTTTGTATCCCTAAAAAAGAAGGGTCTTTTGTACCAATGATGGAACCAATTTTAGCATTAGTAGTTTTATTGGTACAGTACTGTCGTACCAATTGTACCTAAATTCATGGAACAGGAAAAATTaaacttaattttatttttgtacTATTTCTAATGTTTTCTATACTTACCTGCTGTAatgcatttttaaaatatattcgttTCTCGTATTTGAAAAAGATCTTTTTAATCATTGCTATACGAACAATTATATTTGGTAATATTCAAGTCTTTGTCACGGTGGTTACTGGCAATACCGATTATCTTGTtttcattttaaaatttatgtaaCAGTGTATGTAACAGTAACAAGGTACATGTGTGCGCATGGTTAGCGAGGAGGGGGAAAGAGAGACACTAGTGCTTCATATGCGCTAATGCTACTAGTATCAAAGAGGAAATTTCCTTTTGTTCCAATTATTAAGTTGTCTTTCGCTATCTGCACGTAGCTACTGTATCTAATGTTTatgcaaacatgaaacctaatctatcaAATGTTGTGGTCTTTACCTTCAGTCGTCTTCTAACTGTCATAGAATACATTTCGCTTGCATTGAAGTCTTAAagcataaaaaaaaaacatatccGACTTATAACGCTGTATTGTTTTAAAAAAGGCAACAGTGATATCGCAACTGGGATTTACATCGTGTATGGGAACACTACAAGTATTCAGACAGTTCGTAGTTGGTTTAGGAGGTTTAGAACTGGTAATTTTAATCTGGAAGATGAAAAACGCAACGACCGCCCATCCATTACGTATACGAAGAAAGTGATATATAATACCACAAACGAGAAATAGGTTCTGATAACACAGAACTtaataggttcttgtatgtgCTAGCATGCAACCAAACAGGGTAAATTCCTAACCTAAAGCTTAAATATataggttcttgtatatgcTAAATTGTAAACAAATAGGGCAGATCCCTAATTTTAAGGGTTCTTGTATATGCTAACTTATAACTTATCGTATATGGTAACGTTTTCCTCAGCATTTGACCGCATGGTGCAGCACCTGTACTGTAAAACAATTAGAATTACAGGCTCAGTACTCTCATTTCCTctctgttacgatataacaactCCCGATATTAAAAGCAATAACCTCTCTACTGGAGTTTCCAGACCTATGTATACGATCGTGGTTTCGTTAATGCTTTCAGTTTTCAGGTACTTATCCAAATTTCCATCCAAATTTGTTTAGAAGACCGTCTTTGGAAAAGATCTCTTCGGATATCGTAGTGAGATCACGTCGTTCGTGTGCATCAAGCCTACACAGTGtctaatatataaacatatataaaaacagAAGATGGATCTGTATGAATTAATTGGTATAGAAAGAACAGCTTCTGTTCAAGAAATTAAGAAAGCATATCGTAAGAAAGCTCTGCGTTGCCATCCTGACAAAAATCCAGATAATCCAAAAGCAGCTGAATTATTTCATGAATTATCACGAGCCTTGGAAATTCTTATTGATACATCTGCTCGTGCAGCTTATGACAAAGTTATTAATGCTAAGTATCAACAAAAATTACGTGCTAAAGAATTTGATTTAAATCGcaaaaaattgaaagaagatTTGGAAGCACGGGAATTTGCTGAAAAATCTTTGAATACAGATAATGAGAAATTACAGGCTGAGATAGAGCGATTGCGAAAAGAAGGATCAAAGCAAGTACAGGAAGAAATAGCACTTATGAATAGACACTTTGAAAAACAATCAAAAGTAGTTTACAAGGAATCACAAACTAACAGTGATTCTTATAGATTAAAAGTGAAATGGAAGTCTCATAAAAATCAGACCAACAATGGCGGATAtgactataatacgttatatagaattttctCAAAGTATGGGAAAATAATTGCTCTTGTTATTTCCTCCACAAGAGAAGGCAGAGCATTAGTAGAGTATCAAAAAAGAAGCGATGCTGAAATGGCTCTAAACTATGAAATTGGTTTAGTTCAATATCCACTTAAACTTCAAAAGTTATgggacaaagaggaaaaatcaAACATTTTTGCCTCAGAAACTGCTAACAATGATGGTAATTCTATGAAGCACATGGTAAATCAAAATATGTTTGATATTGAACAATTTGAACATTCTGTATTGAATAATTTAAAGGAAgctgaagaaagaaaaagatctaTAGGAAAACAGGGCACGATGGAAAGCAcctgattaaatatttttatgttgaTTATACTGTTCTTAAGTTTTTATTATGCAAATTATTACAACTTGCACCTGAATagcaaaattatattatagatACATGACATATGGACTGAAAGCCATTGAAGCATATTGTATATATCTATATCGttaaaataagtaataaaatttatacacAAAAGTTTTACAGATATTCTAatacatttatgggaaatttatttGTCAATTGTAACAAataattattctattttataagCATATTGGATTTGAGACTTATAGCACTTAGACTGtaactaaatttattataattatttaagtacagatgacatcctttcgttccttttgctttttttgtttctttactTCTGTTTCATCAATAGGTGCTGGTTTAACAAATGGAATTTCATACTCGTATTCTGCTGGCATAAACTGTGCAAGAACCTTTGGTATTTTCACAGAAGTATCTGTTTGATGTACTTCCAAAATTGCACATATGACGCGAGTAACCGCACACATGGTTGCATTTAACATATGAACGTAATCTGTATTAGCATTCATCTTCTTGGTTTGACCATATCTAAAACACATCAATAGGATACTTTACTTACAAAAAATGCGatgataacaataacaataataataataataataacaaaatatgTTGTAGTATTCAAGTTTATTATGTTTCGCCTATTACCTGACCAGTAAACGTCTTGCTTGATAATCTAAACAGTTGCTGCATGAGACGAGTTCGCGAAAAGCGCTTGATCCCGGAAACCATGCTTCTAAGTCAAGTTTTTTTGAAGCAGCATTATTCAATGCACCAGATACTATATTTACTATACGATAAGGGATCTCCAAAGATTTATAAAATTCCTCTGCATTTGAAATCATTTCTTCCATCATTTGCCAAGATTTATCATCATATGGTGATGTTAAACAGAATTGCTCTACCTATCATCCATGTATATCTAATATGTAAATTCATGTTATGTTCCATACAATAAATGAAACTAAAACTACAATTACTTTTTCGAATTGATGAACCCTAAAAATGCCTCTAGTATCACGTCCATGAGATCCAACTTCTTGCCTAAAACATGTAGATAGTCCTGCATACTTAATTGGTAAAATATTTTCAGGAATCCATTCGTTTCTATGAAACGCAGCTATCGGTTGCTCAGATGTAGcaatcaaatatttttcttcgatttctttaTCGTCATTGCGTTCACTGCCCTTACCAATTAcctaaatgaataaaattttaatcaagATCAAGTTGGTATTTATGTATTTGTACGTGTAATTATTAATTCTATACCTTGTATAATTCTT from the Bombus affinis isolate iyBomAffi1 chromosome 11, iyBomAffi1.2, whole genome shotgun sequence genome contains:
- the LOC126922259 gene encoding uncharacterized protein LOC126922259 isoform X1, with the protein product MLNPMRKRMPRDSLILFFFSPTISHPVLRVRKRREEMERKRSILALVGLILFLKSSNTESGSSSGNGNGYNGHLFSHHHRQKRLLWITNDGRIALPPGTIMTITPTLALPFVRYPPYGFLSNMTVSLPFTIDFDKLGLTDNENPYGALPSAFDTTARDQGSNVAEFIATFVKRGISKREALADLPKNALYGGERALLYGTAEDMLANFGLNGKACLLRAICEVQGHPLSNFGLIGEMLKLFFTASKSPFSNLLKEYVEAENRGKFHGECWPYFKDCPKSLFRLSENKYTKDAFHEDAATVESDEIEKKNRYFPSIQSMDRATKRETQFSRNLKRTIHPLM
- the LOC126922267 gene encoding E3 ubiquitin-protein ligase RNF34, whose product is MACEACNVKFSFFTRKKQCMDCLRHFCSECVIKRLDKILSCNTCNMLSRRPLTRSLIVQIRSKDIQRYLLAKKIPIKGCIEKEDLIKLLMTFASGANVHLSTEDAGNIDSSLPNRSATTNNEYNTQIFNHTHEINASRVDGNEIPETISRLNFYSNRRAEPVHSVEEKISKVSNIQHSDVCVEAPMNPVKLSDINALSELECLNVKQLKNLLSTNRVDYKGCVERCELLNRATRLWEEYRQSRIKAEILDENLCKICWDEPIECIILECGHMACCLNCGKQMSECPICKQYVVRVVRFFKA
- the LOC126922275 gene encoding dnaJ homolog subfamily C member 17, with translation MDLYELIGIERTASVQEIKKAYRKKALRCHPDKNPDNPKAAELFHELSRALEILIDTSARAAYDKVINAKYQQKLRAKEFDLNRKKLKEDLEAREFAEKSLNTDNEKLQAEIERLRKEGSKQVQEEIALMNRHFEKQSKVVYKESQTNSDSYRLKVKWKSHKNQTNNGGYDYNTLYRIFSKYGKIIALVISSTREGRALVEYQKRSDAEMALNYEIGLVQYPLKLQKLWDKEEKSNIFASETANNDGNSMKHMVNQNMFDIEQFEHSVLNNLKEAEERKRSIGKQGTMEST
- the LOC126922259 gene encoding uncharacterized protein LOC126922259 isoform X2; amino-acid sequence: MLNPMRKRMPRDSLILFFFSPTISHPVLRVRKRREEMERKRSILALVGLILFLKSSNTESGSSSGNGNGYNGHLFSHHHRQKRLLWITNDGRIALPPVDFDKLGLTDNENPYGALPSAFDTTARDQGSNVAEFIATFVKRGISKREALADLPKNALYGGERALLYGTAEDMLANFGLNGKACLLRAICEVQGHPLSNFGLIGEMLKLFFTASKSPFSNLLKEYVEAENRGKFHGECWPYFKDCPKSLFRLSENKYTKDAFHEDAATVESDEIEKKNRYFPSIQSMDRATKRETQFSRNLKRTIHPLM
- the LOC126922247 gene encoding 2-oxoisovalerate dehydrogenase subunit alpha, mitochondrial, translating into MIKKIFFKYEKRIYFKNALQQVQLVRQYCTNKTTNAKIGSIIGTKDPSFLGIQTTFTNELKFIDKQCYNPLPTFRILNLLHKHVQLPEDLELDQDTMIRIYDKMITLNIMDKILYESQRQGRISFYMTSIGEESTQIGSAAAITLEDVIYAQYREAGVLLWRGHSMIDFMNQCYGNCKDVSKGKQMPIHYGSKKLNFLTISSPLATQLPQAVGTAYALKLFKKNACVVCYFGEGAASEGDAHAAFNFAATLECPIIFICRNNGYAISTPTREQFKGDGIAARGPAYGISTIRVDGNDVLAMYYATKAARELCIKKGKPFLIEAMTYRIGHHSTSDDSTAYRSSDEIEYWNHYAPITRYQNYLESIGLWCEQQDKELKKRIKSSVLLAFAEAEKELKPCWKELFADVYHTTPKHISKQMHSMEEHLTEFHKHYPLHLFE
- the LOC126922259 gene encoding uncharacterized protein LOC126922259 isoform X3, with translation MERKRSILALVGLILFLKSSNTESGSSSGNGNGYNGHLFSHHHRQKRLLWITNDGRIALPPGTIMTITPTLALPFVRYPPYGFLSNMTVSLPFTIDFDKLGLTDNENPYGALPSAFDTTARDQGSNVAEFIATFVKRGISKREALADLPKNALYGGERALLYGTAEDMLANFGLNGKACLLRAICEVQGHPLSNFGLIGEMLKLFFTASKSPFSNLLKEYVEAENRGKFHGECWPYFKDCPKSLFRLSENKYTKDAFHEDAATVESDEIEKKNRYFPSIQSMDRATKRETQFSRNLKRTIHPLM
- the LOC126922296 gene encoding 39S ribosomal protein L17, mitochondrial; protein product: MNQAKIDKLVSRLRYNVGSKPRKLKNVDGPEGRLRKIKKTLTAVIKYERIELNYARADETRGYVERLISEAIRHGPQHTETMDLANFWIIEKQLIHKLFKVLVPRYENYTTSFTKLHNAPCIYPGYAYKRAVLELKGNVYPVIEQSNPYQYNLIHNILLDAARKEYRMEKYKEIADNMKF